From one Coffea eugenioides isolate CCC68of chromosome 11, Ceug_1.0, whole genome shotgun sequence genomic stretch:
- the LOC113754230 gene encoding transmembrane 9 superfamily member 2-like: protein MANSAECFLMSLVMIGILSQVTSDAFDHKYNKGDPVPLYVNKVGPYRNPSETYPYYDFPFCPPDLWQEKEESLGEVLNGDRLVSAPYKLNFRLDRESQVVCRRNLTRKEVALFQTAVAKDYYLQMYYDDLPIWQFIGVAQTNNVDTFKYYLFTKVHFDIFYSRDHVIEINMSSDSSNLADLTEDKVIDIEFLYSVNWKETDLPFDTRMQKYTMFAHFPLNMKKHQFAITNSFWTIILLVGCLVALYVRVLRKDFNEYENDEELADNQGHTGWKIIHGDVFRYPKYKCCLAAAIGCGTQLFAVVLSVIILGVAGVFHPYDRGVQKVASVIIYAITNVIAGFTAVSFYHQLEGSYSAKNLFLAGSLFCGPLFLTFCFLNTVAGIYESTAEISMGNIVKILLIWVFIALPLLLLGGTLGKITKSEFQAPCRSTKCPREIPPLRWYRAALPQMAIAGFLPFSVFYIELYPIFASIWGFKEFTAYGVLCVFFIFLVTITALVSIGLTYLQLAAEDHQWWWRSFLCGGSTGLYVYAYCFFFYFQSEMSGFLQTSFFFGYMTCSCFGLFLLLGTVGFRASLIFVRHIYSSIKFE, encoded by the exons ATGGCAAACTCTGCTGAATGTTTTCTGATGAGTCTTGTTATGATTGGAATTCTTAGCCAAGTGACATCAGATGCTTTTGACCACAAATATAATAAAGGCGATCCGGTGCCTCTGTATGTCAACAAAGTTGGTCCATATCGCAATCCTAG TGAAACTTATCCGTATTACGATTTTCCGTTCTGTCCACCAG ATCTCTGGCAAGAGAAGGAGGAATCTCTTGGTGAGGTGTTGAATGGAGATCGTCTTGTTTCTGCTCCATATAAGCTGAATTTCAGGTTAGATAGGGAATCTCAAGTTGTTTGTAGAAGAAACCTGACCAGGAAAGAGGTTGCGCTGTTCCAAACTGCTGTGGCTAAGGACTACTACTTACAAATGTATTATGATGACTTGCCAATTTGGCAATTCATTGGGGTGGCTCAGACAAACAATGTTGACACgtttaaatattatctcttcacaAAAGTCCACTTTGATATTTTCTACAGCCGAGATCATGTGATTGAAATCAACATGTCAAGTGACTCATCAAACTTGGCTGATTTAACAGAGGACAAGGTTATTGATATTGAGTTCTTATACAGTGTAAATTGGAAAGAAACGGACCTGCCTTTTGATACAAGAATGCAGAAGTACACAATGTTTGCACATTTTCCACTGAACATGAAAAAACATCAGTTTGCAATCACAAATTCATTTTGGACGATTATCCTCTTAGTTGGTTGTCTGGTTGCATTATATGTGCGAGTCCTCAGGAAAGATTTTAATGA GTATGAAAATGATGAGGAATTGGCTGATAATCAAGGACACACAGGATGGAAGATCATCCATGGGGACGTGTTCCGCTACCCAAAATATAAGTGTTGCTTAGCTGCAGCTATTGGTTGTGGAACACAGTTATTTGCAGT CGTGCTGTCCGTTATCATATTGGGGGTTGCTGGTGTATTTCATCCATATGACCGTGGAGTTCAGAAGGTTGCATCGGTCATCATTTATGCAATAACTAATGTCATTGCTGGATTCACTGCTGTTTCTTTCTATCATCAACTTGAAGGAAGTTACTCA GCGAAGAATCTATTTCTAGCAGGCTCTCTATTCTGTGGTCCTCTTTTCCTTACATTTTGTTTCCTAAACACTGTTGCTGGTATCTACGAATCCACAGCAGAGATTTCCATGGGCAATATTGTGAAGATTCTTCTTATATGGGTTTTCATAGCTTTGCCATTGCTTTTGTTGGGTGGGACTCTTGGGAAAATAACAAAGTCTGAGTTTCAAGCTCCTTGCAGATCCACAAAGTGTCCTAGAGAAATACCACCACTGCGGTGGTACAGGGCTGCTCTTCCTCAAATGGCAATTGCTGGATTTCTTCCATTTAGTGTTTTCTATATTGAGCTATATCCCATCTTTGCAAGTATTTGGGGCTTCAAAGAGTTCACAGCGTATGGAGTACTTTGTgtctttttcattttccttgTAACTATTACGGCTCTTGTGTCAATTGGTTTGACATACCTTCAGCTTGCTGCCGAAGACCATCAATGGTGGTGGAG GTCCTTTCTTTGTGGTGGCTCAACTGGCTTGTATGTCTACGCCTATTGCTTCTTCTTCTACTTTCAATCAGAAATGAGTGGTTTCTTACAGACCTCATTCTTCTTCGGCTACATGACTTGCAGCTGCTTTGGCCTCTTTCTCCTGCTAGGCACCGTGGGATTCCGCGCCTCTCTAATTTTTGTTCGTCATATATATAGTTCTATCAAGTTTGAGTAG